One region of Polaribacter pectinis genomic DNA includes:
- a CDS encoding ImmA/IrrE family metallo-endopeptidase, producing the protein MTDLQIKKSLLSCPGDSIQEHIDHIGMSQAELAERLGRSVPKLNELIKGKAPITKETATKLEYVLGVPASFWINLERTYQDELLEIEQMEYLEQCQEWVSSFPLAKMKSFGLLPDTRKKPELADGLLKFFRVASPAQWSNIYNGSSLAFKIELKHTTEPQAISVWLRLGELQAEKIKVATFDKKGLRNCLDKIQDIAYKHSDTWLEELQTLCASCGVALVYTPCISKAPIYGATRWIKNNSVPLIQITDRQKDYNAFWFTFFHELGHILYHGKKDIFIDGLESIKPDKEKEDEADAFAARMLLSEKERNELFQYPNFDRELVLQLSEKFKKHPGIIVAQVQRQYTHLYKNVRLNSLKTKVEFTDLTI; encoded by the coding sequence ATGACTGATTTACAAATAAAAAAATCCTTACTCTCTTGCCCAGGCGATAGTATTCAAGAGCATATAGACCATATAGGTATGTCGCAAGCAGAATTAGCAGAGCGTTTAGGGAGGTCTGTTCCTAAACTTAATGAGTTAATCAAAGGAAAAGCACCAATAACCAAAGAAACAGCCACCAAATTAGAATATGTATTGGGTGTTCCTGCAAGTTTTTGGATAAACTTAGAACGTACCTATCAAGATGAATTATTGGAAATAGAGCAAATGGAATATTTAGAGCAATGCCAAGAATGGGTGTCCTCTTTCCCATTAGCTAAAATGAAATCTTTTGGTTTGCTTCCAGATACTCGCAAGAAACCTGAATTAGCAGACGGCTTACTAAAGTTTTTTAGAGTTGCTTCTCCTGCACAATGGTCAAATATTTATAATGGTAGTTCATTAGCCTTTAAAATTGAATTAAAACACACCACAGAACCACAAGCTATTTCAGTTTGGTTGCGTTTAGGAGAATTACAAGCAGAGAAAATAAAAGTAGCTACATTTGATAAAAAAGGTTTAAGAAACTGTTTAGATAAAATTCAAGATATTGCCTATAAGCATTCAGATACTTGGTTAGAAGAGTTACAAACACTTTGTGCATCTTGTGGCGTAGCTTTAGTTTATACGCCTTGTATCTCTAAAGCTCCTATCTATGGGGCTACCAGATGGATTAAAAATAATAGTGTACCACTAATTCAAATTACGGATAGACAAAAAGATTACAATGCATTTTGGTTCACGTTCTTTCACGAATTAGGGCATATTTTATACCACGGTAAAAAAGACATTTTTATAGATGGTTTAGAAAGTATTAAGCCTGATAAAGAAAAAGAAGATGAGGCAGATGCATTTGCAGCACGTATGTTATTATCAGAAAAAGAAAGAAACGAGTTGTTTCAATATCCCAATTTTGATAGAGAATTGGTCTTGCAACTAAGTGAAAAGTTTAAAAAACACCCTGGTATTATTGTAGCCCAAGTACAAAGACAATACACCCATTTGTATAAAAATGTACGTTTGAATAGCTTAAAAACTAAGGTAGAATTTACTGACTTAACTATTTAA
- a CDS encoding type II toxin-antitoxin system RelE/ParE family toxin: MELSYKNNKLKKKLDTDKGIAKSYGTLAKKVKLRITQLKNADNLEVISKLPVLRLHQHIGKGKGTWSIDIQENWRILFIINQDPIQTLEDGGVDLKAITIISIESVEDPH, from the coding sequence ATGGAATTATCGTATAAAAATAACAAGCTGAAGAAGAAGCTCGATACTGATAAAGGTATAGCAAAGAGTTACGGCACATTAGCAAAAAAGGTAAAGTTGCGTATCACTCAGCTTAAAAATGCAGATAATTTAGAGGTTATCTCAAAATTACCTGTATTACGATTGCACCAACACATAGGCAAAGGGAAAGGCACTTGGTCAATAGACATTCAAGAAAATTGGAGAATACTATTCATAATAAACCAAGACCCTATTCAAACCTTAGAAGATGGTGGAGTAGATTTAAAAGCGATAACCATTATAAGTATTGAGTCTGTAGAAGACCCTCACTAA